In Aspergillus luchuensis IFO 4308 DNA, chromosome 1, nearly complete sequence, the following are encoded in one genomic region:
- a CDS encoding lactonase family protein (COG:S;~EggNog:ENOG410PJFE;~InterPro:IPR015943,IPR019405;~PFAM:PF10282;~go_function: GO:0005515 - protein binding [Evidence IEA]), giving the protein MFRAIARSSLFSTIPTKHTPLPLTHTASLFTPTAPANMKHHLMVGTWTPPGRIYTVAFDDEALTLDLVKKTDIPEAEPISWMTFSHDKKAIYGAAMKKWNSFAVHSPTEIVHQASHPVAGHELAASADTNTRAIFVLAAHKPPYNVYGNPFYKYAGYGNVFSAGPDGALLENIQNYEYEPNTGIHGMVFDPTETYLYSADLQANKIWTHLKDPETGKLTLVDCIEAPSPDDHPRWVEMHPSGKYLYALMEAGNRLAVYVIDERTHKPVFTHITYPLLPQGLPPRNKYRGDVTFTTRSGEYLFATTRSNHFDVTGYITAFKLGPNGNIEKQLFIHPTSTSGGHSNAVSPCDFSDEWLALCDDQLGFVEIYRFKDETLARVARVDIPEKGFGMNAIWYD; this is encoded by the exons ATGTTCCGTGCCATTGCTCGttcatctctcttctctacTATTCCTACCAAGCATacacccctccctctcacacacacagcctccctcttcaccccTACCGCCCCCGCCAACATGAAGCATCATCTTATGGTCGGTACCTGGACCCCTCCAGGCCGCATCTACACTGTCGCTTTTGACGATGAAGCCCTCACTCTCGACCTTGTCAAGAAGACCGACATTCCCGAGGCTGAGCCCATCTCCTGGATGACTTTCTCG CACGACAAGAAAGCCATCTATGGCGCCGCCATGAAGAAGTGGAACAGCTTCGCCGTCCACAGCCCCACGGAGATTGTCCACCAAGCCTCTCACCCCGTTGCTGGTCATG AACTCGCCGCCAGCGCCGACACCAACACCCGcgccatcttcgtcctcgccgCCCACAAGCCCCCCTACAACGTCTACGGCAACCCCTTCTACAAATACGCCGGCTACGGCAACGTCTTCTCCGCCGGTCCCGATGGCGCTCTCCTCGAGAACATCCAGAACTACGAGTACGAGCCCAACACCGGTATCCACGGCATGGTCTTTGACCCCACCGAGACCTACCTCTACTCCGCCGATCTCCAGGCCAACAAGATCTGGACACATTTGAAGGACCCCGAAACCGGCAAGCTGACTCTGGTCGACTGCATCGAGGCTCCCTCTCCCGATGACCACCCCCGCTGGGTCGAGATGCACCCCAGCGGCAAATACCTGTACGCCCTGATGGAAGCTGGCAACCGTCTGGCCGTGTACGTCATCGACGAGCGCACCCACAAGCCCGTTTTCACCCACATCACATACCCCCTGTTGCCCCAGGGTCTGCCCCCGCGCAACAAGTACCGCGGCGACGTTACCTTCACCACCCGCAGCGGCGAGTACCTCTTTGCCACGACCCGTAGTAACCACTTCGATGTCACGGGATACATCACGGCTTTCAAGCTGGGCCCGAACGGTAACATTGAGAAGCAGCTGTTCATTCACCCTACGTCGACGAGTGGTGGACACTCGAACGCGGTTAGCCCGTGCGACTTTAGCGATGAGTGGTTGGCGCTGTGCGATGACCAGCTTGGATTTGTCGAGATCTACCGCTTCAAGGATGAGACGTTGGCTCGCGTTGCGAGGGTGGATATCCCTGAGAAGGGATTCGGTATGAATGCTATTTGGTATGATTAA
- the SSS1 gene encoding translocon subunit SSS1 (BUSCO:EOG09265PUI;~COG:U;~EggNog:ENOG410PRYA;~InterPro:IPR023391,IPR008158,IPR001901;~PFAM:PF00584;~TransMembrane:1 (i34-55o);~antiSMASH:Cluster_1.9;~go_component: GO:0016020 - membrane [Evidence IEA];~go_function: GO:0015450 - P-P-bond-hydrolysis-driven protein transmembrane transporter activity [Evidence IEA];~go_process: GO:0006605 - protein targeting [Evidence IEA];~go_process: GO:0006886 - intracellular protein transport [Evidence IEA];~go_process: GO:0015031 - protein transport [Evidence IEA]) produces the protein MSDQVQELLNVPREFLRDGVQFVNRSQKPDKREFIKISQAVGTGFLIMGFIGYIVKLIHIPVNNVLVGGA, from the exons ATGTCCGACCAGGTGCAAGAGCTTCTCAACGTCCCTCGGGAGTTCCTTAGGGACGGCGTGCAGTTTGTCAACCGCAGCCAGAAGC CCGACAAGCGCGAGTTCATCAAGATCAGCCAGGCTGTCGGTACTGGCTTCCTGATCATGGGATTCATCGGTTACATTGTCAAGCTGA TCCACATCCCCGTTAACAACGTCCTCGTCGGTGGCGCGTAA
- a CDS encoding ammonium transporter (COG:P;~EggNog:ENOG410PMJH;~InterPro:IPR024041,IPR029020;~PFAM:PF00909;~TransMembrane:9 (o16-36i48-66o101-121i128-150o170-191i212-229o241-262i274-293o299-317i);~go_component: GO:0016020 - membrane [Evidence IEA];~go_function: GO:0008519 - ammonium transmembrane transporter activity [Evidence IEA];~go_process: GO:0015696 - ammonium transport [Evidence IEA]) — protein sequence MSVQTAWEACDKIDTLFILVCSVFCWLIIPAVGLAYSGYSTRFNSIASFYPGLLAVAVCSIQWWMLGYSLAYGEGNGFFGGFSKVFHIGVLAEPVGSIPEILFSEFQLIFCATVCAIAIGGACERGRLLPLIPFIFLWCTFIYAPLAHMVWSENGFLANLGALDFAGGTPVHICSGATATAMSVYLSYPLFRSRRSQIRTPQHLLLHRPHNTLCQLLALIIIWNAWLAFDAGTTLALNFKSVMTACVTNLCASSGALTWASLTYWETGKWSLDSTFLGAIAGLVLITPSAGFIDMSTAMGFGVLGAACGYQALKIKFTKRAKLLRWVDNGDTFATHCLGGFLGTIVTGLFAQREVAAYDGVTDIVGGCFFDGNWRQLGIQIVEALIGFVWSFGGSYILYALVDCVPGFEVLATDEDVIAGMDKSQMGESLHEEQWAGEEDYHPFEGIRL from the exons ATGTCTGTCCAAACAGCTTGGGAAGCCTGCGACAAAATCGATACGCTATTCATCCTTGTCTGCTCTGTCTTCTGCTGGCTTATTATCCCGGCTGTCGGGCTCGCCTATTCTGGCTACTCCACTCGTTTCAATAGCATTGCTTCGTTCTACCCCGGCCTTTTGGCGGTCGCCGTCTGCTCAATCCAATGGTGGATGCTGGGATACTCGCTCGCCTACGGTGAAGGCAATGGCTTCTTTGGGGGCTTCAGCAAAGTGTTTCATATCGGCGTCCTCGCTGAACCAGTTGGCTCGATTCCTGAGATTCTTTTCTCAGAGTTCCAGCTCATCTTTTGCGCGACCGTGTGCGCTATCGCAATCGGAGGAGCTTGTGAGCGCGGacggcttcttccattgatTCCATTCATCTTT CTCTGGTGCACATTCATATATGCTCCTCTAGCCCACATGGTCTGGTCGGAGAATGGCTTTCTCGCGAATCTTGGTGCTCTTGACTTTGCCGGAGGCACTCCCGTGCATATTTGCAGCGGTGCCACCGCCACAGCAATGAGCGTCTACCTTTCCTATCCCCTGTTTCGGTCGCGACGCTCTCAAATTCGAACCCCGCAGCACCTGTTATTGCATCGGCCACACAACACTTTGTGCCAACTGCTAGCACTGATCATTATATGGAATGCGTGGCTTGCCTTTGACGCGGGAACTACGCTCGCTCTCAACTTCAAGAGTGTCATGACCGCCTGCGTGACGAATCTCTGCGCCTCCTCAGGCGCTCTCACCTGGGCGAGTCTGACCTACTGGGAGACTGGAAAGTGGAGCTTGGACAGCACTTTCTTAGGCGCGATCGCAGGACTCGTTCTAATCACGCCGAGCGCAGGCTTCATCGACATGAGCACGGCAATGGGGTTTGGCGTCCTAGGTGCTGCATGCGGGTATCAAGCACTCAAAATCAAGTTCACCAAACGAGCGAAACTTCTGCGCTGGGTCGACAACGGGGACACGTTTGCTACACACTGCCTGGGTGGGTTTTTGGGCACGATTGTAACTGGCCTATTTGCGCAACGAGAAGTCGCAGCATACGACGGCGTCACCGACATCGTCGGCGGGTGTTTCTTCGATGGCAACTGGAGACAGCTAGGAATACAAATCGTCGAAGCGCTAATCGGGTTCGTATGGAGCTTTGGGGGAAGCTACATTCTGTATGCCTTGGTGGACTGTGTGCCTGGTTTCGAGGTATTGGCGACGGATGA GGACGTGATCGCGGGAATGGACAAATCCCAAATGGGCGAATCTCTGCACGAGGAACAATGggccggagaagaagattacCATCCCTTCGAGGGAATTCGCTTGTAA
- a CDS encoding Zn(II)2Cys6 transcription factor (COG:S;~EggNog:ENOG410PSTT;~InterPro:IPR036864,IPR021858,IPR001138;~PFAM:PF00172;~antiSMASH:Cluster_1.9;~go_function: GO:0000981 - DNA-binding transcription factor activity, RNA polymerase II-specific [Evidence IEA];~go_function: GO:0008270 - zinc ion binding [Evidence IEA];~go_process: GO:0006355 - regulation of transcription, DNA-templated [Evidence IEA]): MSGRNAPRSKNGCSTCRRRKVKCGEERPVCKRCFNLRLNCEWGIPVKRGKANAPVRHLQPAQPRWPTSDGITTCSSPSATTPSPVRAAVTNSILHPHYANTLAALWHRQSPGPAPDLTPVSPDVSFPTGWPFPPYAQPSPLYRPLPGTGALPCTNSLVLSEHDQKYFQYFPSSSVVFYYMKNWQWSSFRYLYEGPAATSKVIMRMILALSASDMHRNGLVVRSPGRPTAEDHGRYHYGMAVKEFRQLLETPKPQVSFAELEMIFATMFLMVAYEWQFGHCVRHLHLHLQGVRSLLETHPELFHVRDVNEVLLAMEADQPSDTVSRASFISDQFLLWILYIDVNRRSIGTTESLYDYVLNSGNESLHPDHLYRCARLWSRCFWGKQYPDQEVSDDMENYRGLEFVHVGYTLWHKLWKCLDEKHTESGEALFAEMMTVRDKYSDLLLTAKLASPGSTRRTLNTIYMAVNNFYALILFHRRLFDTARPPAALHRQALNNIIDNAHKQYAADPRLLRRLHWPLLMAIVETDDPAQREWLRERLYELRSFHSEHLWAFQLAEEVLARQDASAGEYANLAELLRNHQIRLQ; this comes from the exons ATGTCGGGTCGGAACGCGCCTCGCTCGAAGAATG GCTGCAGCACCTGCCGCCGTCGTAAAGTAAAATGCGGGGAGGAGCGTCCAGTCTGCAAACGCTGCTTCAATCTACGACTGAACTGTGAATGGGGGATCCCCGTTAAGCGCGGCAAGGCCAATGCCCCGGTTCGGCATCTGCAGCCCGCGCAACCTCGTTGGCCGACCAGCGATGGCATCACCACTTGCTCCTCCCCATCTGCGACCACTCCCTCTCCTGTTCGTGCTGCCGTGACCAACAgcattcttcatcctcattatGCCAACACTCTAGCTGCCCTCTGGCATCGGCAGTCCCCCGGACCAGCCCCGGATTTGACCCCGGTTTCCCCAGATGTCAGTTTCCCCACGGGATGGCCGTTTCCGCCCTATGCGCAACCATCGCCACTTTACCGGCCCCTGCCCGGAACAGGTGCTTTGCCCTGCACCAATTCGCTCGTCTTGTCGGAGCATGATCAGAAATACTTCCAGTACTTCCCTTCCTCGTCCGTGGTGTTCTATTACATGAAGAATTGGCAATGGAGCAGCTTCCGCTATTTGTATGAGGGGCCCGCGGCTACCAGCAAGGTCATCATGCGCATGATCTTGGCTTTATCGGCAAGTGATATGCATCGAAATGGCCTGGTAGTCCGGTCACCAGGTCGTCCGACCGCTGAGGATCATGGCCGATACCACTACGGCATGGCCGTCAAGGAGTTCCGCCAATTACTGGAAACCCCTAAACCTCAGGTGTCGTTTGCGGAGCTTGAGATGATCTTCGCAACCATGTTCCTCATGGTCGCGTACGAATGGCAGTTTGGACACTGCGtgcgccatctccacctccatctgCAAGGAGTGCGGTCTTTGCTGGAGACCCATCCGGAATTGTTCCATGTGCGCGATGTCAACGAGGTGTTGCTGGCAATGGAGGCGGACCAGCCCAGTGATACGGTCTCTCGGGCTTCGTTCATCTCGGACCAGTTCTTACTATGGATACT ATACATCGATGTCAATCGTCGGTCGATCGGTACTACAGAGTCGCTCTACGACTACGTGCTCAACTCCGGCAATGAATCCCTTCACCCGGACCATCTGTATCGCTGCGCACGGCTCTGGAGTCGATGTTTCTGGGGAAAGCAATACCCGGACCAGGAGGTGTCGGACGACATGGAGAACTACCGGGGGCTGGAGTTTGTACACGTCGGATACACGTTATGGCATAAGCTCTGGAAATGCTTGGACGAGAAACACACCGAGTCTGGCGAGGCACTCTTCGCCGAGATGATGACGGTTCGAGAT AAATATTCCGACCTTCTTTTGACCGCCAAACTCGCCAGCCCAGGCTCCACCCGCCGCACGCTCAACACCATCTACATGGCCGTGAACAACTTCTACGCCCtgatcctcttccaccgtcGTCTCTTCGATACAGCCCGCCCACCAGCCGCACTGCATCGCCAAgccctcaacaacatcattgACAACGCCCACAAACAATACGCCGCAGACCCGCGTCTATTACGGCGACTACACTGGCCACTTCTAATGGCTATAGTCGAAACCGACGACCCAGCGCAACGCGAGTGGCTACGTGAGCGACTCTACGAGCTGCGATCATTCCACTCAGAACACCTATGGGCCTTTCAACTCGCAGAGGAGGTACTTGCTCGCCAGGACGCGAGCGCAGGGGAGTATGCGAATTTGGCGGAATTGCTGCGCAACCACCAGATCCGTTTGCAGTGA
- the cbhB gene encoding putative 1,4-beta-D-glucan-cellobiohydrolyase (CAZy:GH7;~COG:G;~EggNog:ENOG410PHJ4;~InterPro:IPR035971,IPR037019,IPR000254,IPR001722, IPR013320;~PFAM:PF00734,PF00840;~SECRETED:SignalP(1-21);~go_component: GO:0005576 - extracellular region [Evidence IEA];~go_function: GO:0004553 - hydrolase activity, hydrolyzing O-glycosyl compounds [Evidence IEA];~go_function: GO:0030248 - cellulose binding [Evidence IEA];~go_process: GO:0005975 - carbohydrate metabolic process [Evidence IEA]) translates to MSSFQIYRAALLLSILATANSQQVGTYTTETHPSLTWQTCTSSGSCTTNNGAVVIDANWRWVHSTSSSTNCYTGNEWDTSICTDDVTCAANCALDGATYEATYGVTTSGDELRLNFVTQGSSKNIGSRLYLMSDDSTYEMFKLLGQEFTFDVDVSNLPCGLNGALYFVAMDADGGTSKYSGNKAGAKYGTGYCDSQCPRDLKFINGEANCDGWEPSSNNANTGVGDHGSCCPEMDVWEANSISNAFTAHPCDSTSQTMCDGDTCGGTYSASGDRYSGTCDPDGCDYNPYRLGDTDFYGPGLTVDTNSPFTVVTQFITDDGTSSGTLTEIKRLYVQNGKVIANGASTYSSVNGSSITSDFCEAQKTLFGDENVFDTHGGLAGMGEAMANGMVLVLSLWDDYASNMLWLDSDYPVDSSASTPGVARGTCSTDSGVPATVEAESPNAYVTYSNIKFGPIGSTYSSGSSSGSGSSSSSSSTTTKATSTTLKTTTTTSSGSSSTSAAQAYGQCGGQGWTGPTTCVSGYTCTYQNAYYSQCL, encoded by the coding sequence ATGTCTTCCTTTCAGATCTACCGAGCAGCTCTGCTGCTCTCCATTCTTGCCACTGCCAATTCTCAGCAGGTTGGAACCTACACTACTGAGACGCATCCGTCTTTGACTTGGCAAACCTGCACCAGCAGTGGCAGCTGCACTACCAATAACGGCGCGGTGGTCATTGATGCCAATTGGCGCTGGGTGCACTCgacctccagctccaccaaCTGCTACACCGGCAACGAGTGGGACACCTCGATCTGTACCGACGATGTGACCTGCGCCGCGAACTGCGCGCTCGATGGTGCCACTTATGAGGCGACCTACGGTGTGACCACGTCCGGCGACGAGCTGCGCCTGAACTTCGTCACCCAGGGCTCCAGCAAGAATATTGGATCCCGACTGTACCTCATGAGCGACGACAGTACCTATGAGATGTTCAAGCTCCTCGGCCAGGAGTTTACCTTTGACGTGGATGTGTCCAACCTCCCCTGTGGTCTCAACGGCGCGCTGTACTTCGTTGCCATGGACGCTGACGGCGGCACCTCAAAGTACTCTGGCAACAAGGCCGGCGCCAAATACGGTACCGGATACTGCGACTCGCAGTGCCCCCGCGACTTGAAGTTCATCAATGGCGAAGCCAACTGCGACGGCTGGGAGCCCTCTAGCAACAACGCCAACACCGGTGTTGGCGACCACGGCTCCTGCTGCCCTGAGATGGACGTCTGGGAAGCGAACAGCATCTCCAACGCCTTCACCGCACACCCATGCGACTCCACCAGCCAGACCATGTGCGACGGAGACACCTGCGGTGGAACTTACAGCGCCAGCGGCGACCGCTACAGCGGCACTTGCGACCCCGACGGCTGCGACTACAACCCCTACCGTCTGGGTGACACGGACTTTTACGGCCCTGGCCTGACCGTCGACACGAACAGCCCCTTCACGGTCGTCACCCAGTTCATCACCGACGACGGCACCTCCTCCGGTACCCTGACCGAGATCAAGCGGTTGTACGTGCAGAATGGCAAGGTCATCGCCAACGGCGCTTCCACCTACTCCAGCGTCAACGGCAGCTCGATCACTTCCGATTTCTGTGAAGCACAGAAGACTCTGTTTGGCGATGAGAACGTGTTTGACACGCACGGCGGTCTCGCGGGCATGGGCGAGGCTATGGCAAATGGAATGGTCTTGGTCTTGAGTCTGTGGGATGACTACGCCTCTAACATGCTCTGGCTTGACAGCGACTACCCCGTCGACTCGTCGGCCTCGACACCGGGTGTGGCTCGCGGTACTTGTAGCACTGACTCGGGCGTCCCGGCTACTGTGGAGGCGGAGTCGCCTAATGCGTATGTTACGTACTCGAACATCAAGTTCGGGCCCATTGGCTCGACTTACTCCAGTGGATCTTCTTCGGGGTCGGGGTCTAGCTCCAGCTCGAGCTCTACTACCACGAAGGCCACTTCAACGACCTTGAAGACTACTACGACGACCAGCAGCGGTAGCAGTTCGACCTCGGCGGCGCAGGCATATGGACAGTGTGGTGGACAGGGCTGGACGGGTCCGACCACATGTGTGAGTGGATACACTTGCACATATCAGAATGCGTACTACTCGCAGTGTTTGTAG
- the egl2 gene encoding putative endoglucanase (CAZy:GH5;~COG:G;~EggNog:ENOG410PGYW;~InterPro:IPR001547,IPR035971,IPR017853,IPR000254;~PFAM:PF00734,PF00150;~SECRETED:SignalP(1-19);~go_component: GO:0005576 - extracellular region [Evidence IEA];~go_function: GO:0004553 - hydrolase activity, hydrolyzing O-glycosyl compounds [Evidence IEA];~go_function: GO:0030248 - cellulose binding [Evidence IEA];~go_process: GO:0005975 - carbohydrate metabolic process [Evidence IEA];~go_process: GO:0071704 - organic substance metabolic process [Evidence IEA]), with protein sequence MKTLSLVAVLLVQAWTASSSPRAKRSSGFQWFGSNESGAEFGSGNIPGTLGTDYIWPDATAIETLHSAGMNIFRVPFLMERLVPNELTGAADATYMADLKATVQIITDLGAYAVVDPHNFGRYYGNIITSTSDFAAFWTTVASEFTDNDLVIFDTNNEFHDEDQTLVLNLNQAAITAIRATGATTQYIFVEGNSYTGAWTWTTTNTNLVNLTDPNDHLIYEMHQYLDSDGSGTSSTCVSSTIGAERIADATSWLRENGKQAVLGEFAGGANSVCEEAVTGMLDAMVDASDVWLGGMWWSAGPWWGDYIFSLEPDDGVAYEYYLSVLEGYTPGSSSSSGGTTTTAAASTSSTSAAGSATTSKVTTTTAAATATSTAVAAHYAQCGGQGWTGATTCADGYTCTVENAWYSQCL encoded by the exons ATGAAGACTCTCTCCCTTGTGGCTGTCCTGCTCGTTCAAGCTTGGACTGCGAGTAGCAGTCCGAGGGCGAAACGGTCTTCGGGCTTTCAAT GGTTCGGTAGCAACGAATCCGGCGCTGAATTCGGCTCCGGGAATATCCCCGGCACTTTGGGCACAGATTACATCTGGCCTGATGCGACGGCTATCGAGACGCTGCATAGTGCGGGGATGAATATCTTTCGCGTGCCGTTTCTCATGGAGCGGTTGGTGCCTAATGAGTTGACCGGTGCGGCGGATGCGACGTATATGGCCGATTTGAAGGCT ACGGTGCAAATCATTACAGATCTGGGTGCTTACGCTGTGGTTGATCCGCATAATTTTGGGAGATA CTACGGAAACATCATCACCTCAACAAGTGACTTCGCAGCCTTCTGGACCACCGTAGCCAGCGAGTTCACCGACAATGACCTAGTCATCTTCGATACCA ACAACGAATTCCACGACGAAGACCAAACCCTcgtcctcaacctcaaccaaGCCGCCATCACGGCCATCCGCGCCACCGGCGCCACCACGCAATACATCTTCGTCGAAGGCAACTCCTACACGGGCGCCTGGACCTggaccaccaccaacaccaacctcgTCAACCTGACCGACCCCAACGACCATCTCATCTACGAAATGCACCAGTACCTGGACAGCGATGGCTCCGGGACGAGTTCGACGTGCGTCAGCTCGACGATCGGTGCGGAGCGCATTGCTGATGCCACGAGCTGGCTGAGAGAAAATGGGAAGCAGGCGGTGTTGGGAGAGTTTGCGGGCGGCGCGAATAGTGTTTGTGAGGAGGCGGTCACGGGCATGTTGGATGCGATGGTGGATGCGAGTGATGTTTGGTTGGGCGGTATGTGGTGGTCCGCTGGACCTTGGTGGGGGGATTATATCTTTTCGTTGGAGCCGGATGATGGCGTTGCGTATGAGTATTATTTGAGCGTGTTGGAGGGGTATACTCCTggttcatcctcttcttcgggggGTACGACTACTACCGCTGCggcaagtactagtagtacctctgctgctgggagTGCTACTACGAGCAAGGTGACTActaccactgctgctgctactgctacatCCACGGCTGTGGCGGCGCACTATGCGCAGTGTGGTGGGCAGGGATGGACTGGGGCGACGACTTGTGCGGATGGATATACCTGTACGGTGGAGAATGCGTGGTATTCTCAGTGTTTGTGA
- a CDS encoding DUF3237 domain-containing protein (COG:S;~EggNog:ENOG410PX9A;~InterPro:IPR020915;~PFAM:PF11578;~antiSMASH:Cluster_1.9), which translates to MEPISPPPTLTHLFTLRCAVDPPLEIGMGPYGRRRCVPIKSGTVRGKYLVGEVVPGGADFMLVEENQTTHVNTNYVIKSEDGAYIYVRTEGTRSGPPEVLKALMEGDGVDPASYWFHLHIKLETGHEKYRWMTNRVIVGRATRAKGEVAYDAYFLENLS; encoded by the exons ATGGAACCaatctccccacccccaaccctaACCCACCTCTTCACACTCCGGTGCGCCGTCGACCCACCCCTCGAAATCGGCATGGGGCCGTACGGCCGTCGACGCTGCGTGCCCATCAAGTCCGGCACCGTGAGGGGGAAGTATCTCGTGGGAGAGGTTGTTCCGGGAGGAGCGGATTTTAT GCTAGTTGAAGAGAACCAGACGACGCATGTGAATACGAATTATGTGATTAAGAGTGAGGATGGGGCGTATATTTATGTTAG GACGGAAGGAACCCGATCCGGTCCCCCCGAAGTGCTAAAGGCATTGATGGAAGGCGATGGTGTCGATCCAGCGAGTTACTGGTTCCATTTACATATCAAATTGGAGACAGGACATGAGAAGTACAGATGGATGACGAACCGGGTGATTGTGGGACGGGCGACGAGGGCAAAGGGGGAGGTTGCGTATGATGCGTATTTCTTGGAGAACTTGTCATAA
- a CDS encoding formyltetrahydrofolate deformylase (COG:G;~EggNog:ENOG410QDS0;~InterPro:IPR041729,IPR004810,IPR002376,IPR036477, IPR002912,IPR044074;~PFAM:PF01842,PF00551;~go_function: GO:0008864 - formyltetrahydrofolate deformylase activity [Evidence IEA];~go_function: GO:0016742 - hydroxymethyl-, formyl-and related transferase activity [Evidence IEA];~go_process: GO:0006189 - 'de novo' IMP biosynthetic process [Evidence IEA];~go_process: GO:0009058 - biosynthetic process [Evidence IEA]), with amino-acid sequence MSYILTLSCPDRPGIVHAVTAYLVQQNLNIIDSSQYGDPTSQRFFMRVHFKDESSPAKSLDDLRAAFQPTAESLTMTFQLVPASSKPRVLIMVSKIGHCLNDLLFRASTGQLPIEIPLIVSNHPDFATLAATYNIPFLHLPVTADTKPQQEGRILELIREHNIDLVVLARYMQVLSPMLCEAMSGKIINIHHSFLPSFKGAKPYHQAFDRGVKIVGATAHFVTSDLDEGPIIEQNVVRVNHAMSPKELTHAGSNVESNVLATAVKYFAERRVLLNGHKTVVFN; translated from the coding sequence ATGAGctacatcctcaccctctcctgCCCCGACCGCCCGGGCATCGTGCACGCCGTGACCGCCTACCTGGTGCAACAAAACCTCAACATCATCGACAGCAGCCAATATGGTGACCCGACCAGCCAGCGCTTCTTCATGCGCGTGCACTTCAAGGATGAATCCTCCCCTGCCAAGTCCCTCGACGACCTGCGCGCCGCCTTCCAACCCACCGCCGAGTCCCTGACCATGACCTTCCAGCTCGtccccgcctcctccaagcccCGCGTGCTGATCATGGTCTCCAAGATCGGCCACTGTCTCAAcgacctcctcttccgcgcCTCGACCGGCCAGCTCCCCATCGAGATCCCTCTGATCGTCTCCAACCACCCCGATTTCGCTACCCTGGCTGCTACCTACAACATCCCCTTCTTGCATCTCCCCGTCACCGCCGACACCAAGCCCCAGCAGGAGGGACGCATCTTGGAGCTGATCCGCGAACACAACATCGATCTGGTTGTCCTGGCCCGTTACATGCAGGTTCTGTCGCCTATGCTGTGCGAGGCTATGTCTGGAAagatcatcaacatccaccacaGTTTCTTGCCCAGCTTCAAGGGTGCTAAGCCTTACCACCAGGCTTTCGACCGCGGTGTTAAGATTGTCGGTGCTACCGCGCACTTCGTCACTAGTGATTTGGATGAGGGTCCGATTATTGAGCAGAATGTTGTTCGCGTCAACCATGCTATGAGCCCCAAGGAGTTGACTCATGCTGGTTCCAACGTTGAGAGCAATGTCCTGGCTACGGCCGTGAAGTACTTCGCTGAGCGGAGAGTCCTGCTCAATGGACACAAGACCGTTGTTTTCAACTAG